A stretch of Aureispira sp. CCB-E DNA encodes these proteins:
- a CDS encoding GSCFA domain-containing protein: MIKHKTTIELEPAAFKIQYQDYLLSIGSCFAQNIAQKLQNIFYNVSINPFGTLYNPISIRNSLGLLLNKYEFQEEDLFFHNGLWNSFQHHSSFSSTTIEETLERINIELIKARTRLKRSNTLLITLGTAWVYELRKTQKVVSNCHKFPANRFKRRRLTVDEIVSSLGPLLEYLKENTPDLNIILTVSPIRHLKDGFTENQISKSTLLLAVQEMVQKARFIHYFPAYEIMMDDLRDYRYYTDDLIHPSSLAIEYIWEAFAQSYLAPEEASLRKNIYKLHKAIQHKSFNPSSSSHQKFVQQQLKNIQKIKTKVPSLDLKQAESHFLNQLIQT; encoded by the coding sequence ATGATAAAACATAAAACAACAATTGAATTAGAACCTGCTGCTTTTAAGATACAGTATCAAGATTACTTGTTATCCATTGGCTCTTGTTTTGCTCAAAATATAGCTCAAAAGTTGCAGAATATTTTCTATAATGTTTCCATTAATCCTTTTGGCACTCTATACAACCCCATTTCTATTCGCAATAGTTTGGGCTTACTTCTAAACAAGTATGAGTTTCAAGAAGAGGATTTGTTCTTTCACAATGGTCTTTGGAATAGTTTTCAACATCACAGCTCATTTTCATCAACCACAATTGAGGAAACACTTGAACGGATTAACATCGAATTAATAAAAGCAAGAACTCGCTTAAAAAGAAGCAACACCTTACTTATAACTTTGGGTACAGCTTGGGTTTACGAGCTTAGAAAAACTCAAAAAGTGGTGAGCAATTGCCATAAGTTTCCTGCCAATAGATTCAAAAGAAGACGCTTAACTGTTGACGAAATTGTAAGCAGCTTAGGTCCTTTGTTAGAATATCTAAAAGAAAACACACCAGACCTTAATATCATTCTTACTGTCAGTCCTATCCGACATTTAAAAGATGGTTTTACCGAAAACCAAATAAGCAAATCAACGTTGTTATTGGCTGTACAAGAAATGGTACAGAAAGCACGTTTTATACATTATTTTCCTGCCTATGAAATTATGATGGATGACTTGCGAGATTATCGTTATTATACTGATGACTTAATCCATCCTAGTTCTTTGGCCATTGAGTACATTTGGGAAGCATTTGCTCAAAGTTATTTAGCACCAGAAGAAGCGTCTTTAAGGAAAAATATTTATAAGTTGCACAAAGCCATACAACACAAATCTTTTAATCCAAGCTCTAGTAGTCATCAAAAATTTGTGCAGCAACAATTAAAAAATATTCAAAAAATTAAAACAAAAGTGCCTTCTTTGGACTTAAAACAGGCTGAAAGTCATTTTTTAAATCAATTAATACAGACCTAA
- a CDS encoding outer membrane beta-barrel protein: protein MNFIKTIQVSVLVICFLAGYTTQAQDLFKPKFGLRAGASFATMFGPKENGVDETNKLTVRVSAGGTVKLPLHERFGLAAEVVFVQKGTYYSASAENSFLKLPAYGTEQALIYGYNKIGSSYEKRTDKNYKRRVGMNIINAYIEVPVMFYFEALDDRLQFDVGAGIGFLIDSKALGTIKFGDADILNADNPDISQFIEMDLDYKMIKDEIGAVYDNTAKSAKIDGTTRYYPRGPSAYYFTDVEDKANEHIFKTVDLTLQAGVSYYFTPGLRLGLRFSYSLLDITTNKYDYSLKDLNSDGSYIQRNDIDGNLGFQLFVGLQF, encoded by the coding sequence ATGAATTTTATTAAGACAATACAGGTGAGTGTATTGGTAATCTGCTTTTTGGCAGGTTATACAACACAAGCACAAGACTTATTTAAACCCAAATTTGGTTTGAGGGCAGGAGCAAGTTTTGCAACAATGTTTGGTCCCAAAGAGAATGGAGTAGACGAAACCAATAAATTAACTGTTCGAGTTTCGGCAGGAGGGACGGTTAAGTTGCCCTTGCATGAGCGTTTTGGATTGGCTGCCGAAGTAGTTTTTGTGCAGAAGGGAACCTACTATAGTGCATCCGCCGAAAATTCTTTCTTGAAACTACCTGCTTACGGAACAGAGCAAGCCTTGATTTATGGTTACAATAAAATAGGGAGTAGCTATGAAAAAAGAACGGATAAAAACTATAAGCGTCGTGTCGGTATGAATATTATCAATGCGTATATAGAAGTTCCTGTCATGTTTTACTTCGAGGCATTAGACGATCGATTGCAATTTGACGTAGGGGCTGGAATAGGTTTCTTAATTGATTCAAAAGCATTGGGAACAATCAAGTTTGGTGATGCTGATATTTTAAATGCAGATAATCCAGACATTTCTCAATTTATAGAAATGGACTTGGATTATAAAATGATCAAGGACGAAATTGGTGCTGTGTATGACAATACAGCAAAGTCTGCCAAAATTGATGGTACAACACGTTATTATCCTAGAGGACCAAGTGCCTATTACTTTACAGATGTAGAAGACAAAGCTAACGAACATATATTTAAGACAGTTGACTTAACTCTTCAAGCTGGTGTTTCTTATTACTTCACGCCAGGTCTTCGATTAGGACTAAGATTTAGTTATAGTTTATTAGATATTACGACCAACAAATACGACTACTCTCTAAAAGATTTGAATAGTGATGGTTCGTATATTCAGAGAAATGATATTGATGGAAATCTAGGGTTTCAACTATTTGTCGGGTTACAATTTTAA